The following are encoded in a window of Halosolutus halophilus genomic DNA:
- a CDS encoding HAH_0734 family protein, with product MKQLIIHGDPGIRKGAVIEYDGTEVVCFAINRNGEYHGPEEVQLWCTVGTDDEFEDFEKRNFQPHFLDVDRVDADAVEVVRPRGDLAI from the coding sequence ATGAAGCAGCTCATCATTCACGGGGACCCCGGAATCCGGAAAGGTGCCGTCATCGAGTACGACGGGACCGAAGTGGTCTGTTTCGCGATCAATCGCAACGGCGAGTACCACGGCCCCGAAGAGGTCCAGCTCTGGTGTACCGTCGGCACCGACGACGAGTTCGAGGACTTCGAGAAGCGGAACTTCCAGCCCCACTTCCTTGACGTCGATCGAGTCGACGCGGACGCCGTCGAGGTCGTTCGGCCGAGAGGCGACCTCGCGATATAA
- a CDS encoding 30S ribosomal protein S27e: MSGNFYSVRCSDCENEQVVFGKAATEVSCAVCGTTLARPTGGKAEIEHEVLETVESR, from the coding sequence ATGTCAGGAAACTTCTACAGCGTCCGCTGCAGTGACTGCGAGAACGAGCAGGTCGTCTTCGGCAAGGCCGCCACGGAGGTCTCGTGTGCCGTCTGTGGCACGACCCTCGCCCGGCCGACCGGCGGGAAGGCCGAGATCGAGCACGAAGTACTCGAAACAGTCGAGTCACGATGA
- a CDS encoding proteasome assembly chaperone family protein — translation MDELEIDAVAEVDLTDPVLVEGLPGVGHVGTLAVEHLLEELEAESTLVRRVYSREFPPQVSVEDGVSELTCAEIYAVSVPDGRDMLLLTGDHQAQTNEGHYLLTDAFLDIAAEFGATVAYALGGVPTGELIEEYAVVGAVNDESLLETHEDAGVEFREDEPAGGIVGVSGLLLGLGERRGFDGVCLMGETSGYLVDPKSARAVLEVLEAVLGFELDYETLDERADEMEEVVGKIQEMEQQQAMDVPTDDDLRYIG, via the coding sequence ATGGACGAACTCGAGATCGACGCAGTCGCCGAAGTCGACCTCACCGATCCCGTCCTCGTCGAGGGGTTGCCTGGTGTGGGTCACGTCGGAACGCTCGCCGTCGAACACCTGCTCGAGGAACTCGAAGCCGAGAGTACGCTCGTGCGTCGGGTCTACTCCCGCGAGTTCCCACCGCAAGTGAGCGTCGAGGACGGGGTCTCGGAACTCACGTGTGCCGAGATATACGCCGTCTCGGTCCCCGACGGCCGCGACATGCTCTTGCTGACGGGAGACCACCAGGCGCAGACGAACGAGGGCCACTACCTGTTGACCGACGCCTTCCTCGACATCGCCGCGGAGTTCGGCGCGACGGTGGCGTACGCGCTCGGCGGCGTGCCGACGGGTGAACTCATCGAGGAGTACGCCGTCGTCGGTGCGGTCAACGACGAGTCGCTGCTCGAAACCCACGAGGACGCCGGCGTCGAGTTCCGCGAGGACGAACCGGCCGGCGGGATCGTCGGCGTGTCGGGACTGCTGCTCGGACTGGGCGAGCGGCGTGGCTTCGACGGGGTCTGCCTGATGGGCGAAACCAGCGGCTACCTCGTCGATCCGAAGAGTGCCCGCGCCGTCCTCGAGGTGCTCGAAGCCGTGCTCGGCTTCGAACTCGATTACGAGACGCTCGACGAGCGCGCCGACGAGATGGAGGAGGTCGTCGGCAAGATCCAGGAGATGGAACAGCAACAGGCGATGGACGTCCCGACCGACGACGACCTGCGCTACATCGGGTAA
- a CDS encoding glycosyltransferase, giving the protein MSRTVGLVVPAFRPNVDALRAYVRELDRRLDLETIRVELDDPTASTRDRLEGLPASVNAVDERRGKGGAITAGFCALETDVRAFVDADGSTAVDSVGAIVDRVRGGRTDLAVGSRRHPDADVVTRQSARRRLLGDAFAWLACRLLAVSVTDYQCGAKAIDAAAWADVSDRLRERGFAWDVELLALVDALDYRISEVPVTWADDPESTVSSIWATRDLATGLCRARHRAKHLRGDRFHTAIANRRSDAQTVIEALERRRTRSPRDRTHDDE; this is encoded by the coding sequence ATGAGCCGGACGGTCGGTCTCGTCGTGCCCGCATTCCGTCCGAACGTCGACGCGCTCCGCGCTTACGTCCGCGAACTCGATCGCCGTCTCGACCTCGAGACGATCCGGGTCGAACTCGACGATCCGACCGCCAGCACGCGCGATCGACTCGAGGGGCTCCCCGCGTCCGTCAACGCGGTCGACGAGCGTCGCGGAAAAGGCGGTGCCATCACCGCGGGTTTCTGTGCGCTCGAGACTGACGTTCGCGCATTCGTCGACGCCGACGGCAGCACGGCCGTCGACTCCGTCGGTGCGATCGTCGATCGGGTTCGTGGCGGGCGGACGGATCTCGCGGTCGGATCGCGTCGCCATCCCGACGCCGACGTCGTCACCCGGCAGTCGGCACGCCGTCGGCTGCTCGGCGACGCGTTCGCGTGGCTCGCCTGCCGACTCCTCGCCGTCTCGGTGACGGATTACCAGTGCGGTGCGAAGGCGATCGACGCGGCCGCGTGGGCCGACGTCAGTGACCGGCTTCGCGAGCGGGGGTTCGCGTGGGACGTGGAACTCCTCGCCCTCGTCGACGCGCTGGACTATCGCATCAGCGAGGTGCCGGTGACGTGGGCGGACGACCCGGAGTCGACCGTGTCGTCGATCTGGGCGACCCGAGACCTCGCGACCGGCCTCTGCCGGGCGCGCCACCGGGCGAAGCACCTCCGGGGCGATCGGTTCCACACGGCGATCGCAAACCGTCGATCGGACGCACAGACAGTGATCGAAGCCCTGGAGCGTCGTCGGACGCGCTCACCGCGAGATCGGACCCACGACGATGAGTGA
- a CDS encoding 50S ribosomal protein L44e translates to MQMPRRFNTYCPHCNEHHEHEVEKARSGRSSGMKWDARRTRRNTASIGNSGRFSKVPGGEKPTKKTDLKYRCSECGKAHLREGWRAGRLEFQE, encoded by the coding sequence ATGCAGATGCCACGCCGATTCAACACCTATTGCCCCCACTGTAACGAACACCACGAACACGAAGTCGAGAAGGCCCGATCGGGTCGTTCCTCCGGGATGAAGTGGGACGCTCGCCGAACCCGACGCAACACCGCGAGCATCGGGAACTCCGGTCGCTTCTCGAAAGTGCCCGGTGGCGAGAAGCCGACCAAGAAAACCGACCTCAAGTACCGCTGCAGCGAGTGTGGAAAGGCCCACCTCCGCGAGGGATGGCGCGCCGGCCGACTCGAGTTCCAGGAGTGA
- a CDS encoding translation initiation factor IF-2 subunit alpha → MKYSGWPDPGELVVGKIDEIEDFGVFVDLEEYEDKRGLIHISEVASGWIKNVRDHVREGQIVVCKVLDVDEGSQQIDLSLKDVNDHQRSEKIQQWKNEQKADNWMSLALGEEIDDEDYTAIANELIAAHGSLYEGFKQAAIHGEEALEDTDLDEDEIDSIVDTARENVSVPYVNVTGYVDLENPSPSGVDGIREALAAAEGNGEVPEEVDLDVSYVGAPEYRIEVQAPNYKTAESQLEESARRAIAAIEQQGGEGEYHRERRTDDE, encoded by the coding sequence ATGAAATACAGCGGCTGGCCCGATCCCGGCGAACTCGTCGTCGGCAAGATCGACGAGATCGAAGACTTCGGCGTCTTCGTCGATCTCGAGGAGTACGAAGACAAGCGCGGCCTGATCCACATCTCCGAGGTCGCGAGCGGCTGGATCAAGAACGTCCGCGATCACGTCCGCGAGGGTCAGATCGTCGTCTGCAAGGTCTTAGACGTCGACGAGGGCTCCCAGCAGATCGACCTCTCGCTGAAAGACGTCAACGATCACCAGCGCTCGGAGAAGATCCAGCAGTGGAAAAACGAGCAGAAGGCCGACAACTGGATGAGCCTCGCACTCGGCGAGGAGATCGACGACGAGGACTACACCGCGATCGCCAACGAACTGATCGCTGCCCACGGAAGCCTCTACGAGGGCTTCAAACAGGCCGCGATCCACGGCGAAGAAGCCCTCGAGGACACCGATCTCGACGAGGACGAGATCGACTCGATCGTCGACACGGCACGCGAGAACGTCTCGGTACCGTACGTCAACGTCACCGGCTACGTCGACCTCGAGAACCCCTCGCCGAGCGGCGTCGACGGGATCCGCGAGGCCCTCGCGGCCGCCGAAGGCAACGGCGAGGTCCCCGAGGAAGTCGACCTCGACGTCAGCTACGTCGGCGCACCCGAGTACCGCATCGAGGTGCAGGCCCCGAACTACAAGACCGCCGAGTCCCAGCTCGAGGAGAGTGCGCGGCGCGCGATAGCCGCGATCGAGCAGCAGGGTGGTGAGGGCGAGTACCATCGCGAACGCCGGACCGACGACGAGTAA
- a CDS encoding GtrA family protein, protein MSDSLADAIRTRFRALLSASRFSQFAGVGGVGAIVDNGVLLMLVELADAGFVLAKVVAWAIAIAVIFAINEAWTFATFGDMSPRALAVRLSRSYVVRFGGFLVTLAVYWGLVILFDVMYLLANVIGIGAGFFVNYASESLFTWKVHRD, encoded by the coding sequence ATGAGTGATTCGCTCGCCGACGCCATCCGAACGCGATTTCGGGCGCTGCTATCGGCGAGCAGGTTCAGCCAGTTCGCCGGCGTGGGGGGCGTCGGCGCGATCGTCGACAACGGCGTCCTCCTGATGCTCGTCGAACTGGCCGACGCCGGATTCGTCCTCGCGAAAGTCGTCGCCTGGGCGATCGCGATCGCGGTCATCTTCGCGATCAACGAGGCGTGGACGTTCGCGACGTTCGGCGATATGTCGCCGCGAGCGCTGGCTGTTCGGCTCTCGCGATCGTACGTGGTCCGGTTCGGCGGGTTCCTGGTTACGCTCGCGGTGTACTGGGGACTGGTGATCCTGTTCGACGTCATGTACCTGCTCGCGAACGTGATCGGGATCGGCGCCGGCTTTTTTGTCAATTACGCCTCCGAGAGCCTGTTCACGTGGAAGGTTCATCGGGACTAA
- a CDS encoding RNA-protein complex protein Nop10 produces MKSDIRVCSAWRETHDRPVYTLSDSCPKCGADAENSAPAPFDPADPYGKYRRSLKRRRR; encoded by the coding sequence ATGAAATCCGACATCCGGGTGTGTTCGGCGTGGCGCGAGACCCACGATCGCCCGGTGTACACCCTTTCTGACAGCTGTCCGAAGTGCGGAGCCGACGCCGAGAACAGCGCGCCGGCCCCGTTCGATCCCGCCGATCCGTACGGCAAGTACCGACGGTCTCTTAAACGTCGCCGGCGCTGA